A single region of the Lycium barbarum isolate Lr01 chromosome 2, ASM1917538v2, whole genome shotgun sequence genome encodes:
- the LOC132623329 gene encoding uncharacterized protein At4g06744: protein MMNSIKFLIFLLSVTAAQPSKGQNQLIFADQRLAIVYPIIQKFKNTITSDPLGVTKSWVGPNICNYTGFYCESPPDNKSAIALASIDFNGFQLSASTLDGFLDQLPDIAIFHANSNKFGGTLSQKIANLPYLYELDISNNQFFGPFPSAILGMNSLNILDIRFNSFTGSVPPQLFTKDQLDALFINNNNFMQRLPDNIASSHIIYLTLANNRFFGPIPRGISKILSSLTEILLLNNLLSGCLPYELGFLNEALVFDAGNNRLTGPLPFSLGCLEKVEILNFAGNQLYGIVPDVICALGNLANLSLSDNYFTGFGPICMRLIENGVLDLRNNCIPGLPFQKSIAKCEAFFVDPRYCPYMATYSDIPCWLSNFKTPPLDLPELAP, encoded by the coding sequence ATGATGAATAGTATCAAATTTCTAATATTTCTCTTGAGTGTTACAGCAGCACAACCATCAAAGGGACAAAACCAATTGATTTTTGCAGATCAAAGACTTGCTATAGTATACCCCATTATCCAGAAATTTAAGAATACCATCACTTCTGATCCTTTAGGTGTTACAAAATCTTGGGTTGGTCCAAATATATGTAATTATACTGGTTTCTACTGTGAAAGTCCACCAGACAACAAATCAGCAATTGCTCTTGCTTCTATTGATTTCAATGGATTTCAACTTAGCGCTTCGACGCTTGATGGCTTCCTTGATCAGCTTCCAGATATAGCCATTTTCCATGCTAATTCCAACAAGTTTGGTGGGACTCTGTCTCAAAAAATCGCGAATCTTCCTTATCTCTATGAACTTGATATTAGTAACAACCAATTTTTTGGGCCTTTTCCTAGTGCAATTTTGGGCATGAATAGCCTAAATATATTAGACATAAGATTCAATTCTTTCACCGGATCAGTCCCACCTCAATTGTTCACTAAAGACCAACTTGACGCGctatttatcaacaacaataatttCATGCAAAGGCTTCCTGATAATATCGCGAGCAGCCATATTATCTATCTTACCTTAGCCAACAACAGATTTTTCGGTCCAATCCCACGTGGCATTTCGAAAATCTTGTCGAGTTTGACAGAGATTTTGCTGCTCAACAACTTGTTAAGTGGATGTCTCCCTTATGAACTCGGATTCTTGAACGAAGCACTAGTGTTCGATGCTGGCAATAATAGACTTACCGGTCCACTTCCATTCTCACTAGGGTGCTTAGAGAAAGTTGAAATCTTGAATTTTGCTGGAAATCAGTTGTATGGGATAGTTCCTGATGTTATCTGTGCCCTGGGGAATTTGGCCAATTTATCGTTGTCCGATAATTATTTTACAGGATTTGGGCCAATTTGTATGAGATTGATAGAAAATGGAGTGCTTGATTTGAGGAATAATTGCATTCCTGGTCTTCCATTTCAAAAATCAATTGCAAAATGTGAAGCATTTTTTGTTGACCCAAGGTACTGTCCATACATGGCTACATATAGTgatattccttgttggctttccaaCTTCAAAACACCTCCTCTGGATCTCCCTGAATTGGCTCCTTAA